The Christiangramia flava JLT2011 region AAAGACTGATGCCCTCACTTTCATTGCTTTCGCGGAAGCTTTTCCGCAGAGAAGCGGTATAGGCTTTTAAGGAAAATGTTTGGTCGTTCCAGTACGGTACGGTTGGATAACTGGTATATCGTGGGCCGGGAACGTTGTATTTGGAAATCAGGTTTTGGTTCATGACAGAAAGATTTCAGCAAAAGTACCGGAAGGCCAAAAGCCGAAATATGAGCAATGTCATTTTTCGGCTTTTTCAGGATATTCTGTGCCGCATCTACAGGCTATTGCTTTTTTGAACCAGTTCCTGAAGCTGCGCCTTATAGCCATGTTCATCGTGTAACTGTGCAGCCTGCAGCCATTGCAGGACCTTTTCGTAACTGGTGTCGCCTTTAAATTCAGAATCTCTCAGCAACATCCCGAAAGAAGCCACACCTGCGCTGAATTTCATAAAACCGGAAGACTGGGAAAAAGGCGTAAGCTCGTCAAAAACCTGTAAGGATATCGGCAGGCTCGAATCGCTGTCTGGCAGTTTGTACCTGCAGTCTACGGTGATGGCGGGCAAAGCATAATCGGCATTTACGGCCGGGATGATCTCGTACAGCGCGGTAATATTCTGGTTAATACCAATTTCGCCGGCATCTTTTTCATCGTCTTCAAAATCTTCCGTATTCAGCACGCGATTTTCGTAGCCTATGAGTCGGTACGCCTGAACTACCTTTGGGCTGAACTCCACCTGGATCTTGACATCCTTGGCAGCTGTGTAGAACTTCTTGAAATCATATAGGAACACTTTCCGCATTTGTTCAACATTGTCTATATACTCGTAGGTTCCGTTTCCTTTGTTGGCGATCTGTTCGAGCATCCCGTCCTGAAGATTTCCGCGGCCAACGCCCAAAACCGTAATAAATACGCCCGATTCTCTTTTTTGCTCGATCAATTCGGTGAGTTCCTCCTGCGAGGAAGCCCCTACGTTGAAATCACCATCGGTTCCTATAACGATCCGGTTATTGCCATGTTCTATAAAATTGGCTTCCGCGATCTCGTAAGCGGTCGTGATCCCGGCGGCTCCGGCTGTGGAACCTCCGGCACCGAGTTTGCTGATCGCTGCCTTGATCGTGCTCTTTTCGCTCCCCGGTGTGGACGGAAGCAATACGCCCGATTCTCCCGCATAGGTAACGATGGCGATTCGATCGTCGTCACTCAATTCATCAGTCAGTGTTTTAAAACCGTTCTTCAGCATTTCGAGTTTGTCTTCACTACCCATGGATCCTGAGACATCGATAAGAAATACAAAATTGGACGGCCCTAATTCCTCCCGCGGAATATCCTTTCCTTTTACGCCAATTCTTAGCAGGCGATGACCTTCACTCCAGGGGCTGCTACTAATTTCTCCGTTCAAACTGATCGCTTCACCAGGTTGCTGAGGATAATCCAGCTCGAAATAATTGATCAGCTCTTCTGTTCTGACGGCGTCTTTTACGGGTAGCTGGTTATCCTGCTGAAGAAACCGGCGCACATTGGCGTAGGAACCTCCATCAGCATCGATCGAAAAGGTGGAAATGGCGTTTTCTGAAGTTTCGATAAAGGGATTTTCTTCTATTTCGTTGTACTGGTCACCGGAGCCTTCAAAATATAATCCATCAGTATTATTAAAATAGGCATCTCCGGTACCGCCTTTTTCACAGGAGGCAAGAATGAGCAGGAACATGGGTAGCAGTCTGGAAAGAGTTTTCATATTCTGAAGATTAGACGTTTTTAGGATAGATGCGGAAATTTCTTTTCGGTTGCGTCTAAAATTGCCGAAGTTATTGATAGTCCCGAATTTTATTTAAAATGATTCTAAATAATTTGCTTAATCTCCACAGCCTCGCTATCTTCGTTTTAGTTTAGAATTAATCTAAATAATAAATTCTGAAGTATGTGCGAGGTAAAAAAGATCAGCGAGACCCGCAACGGCCAACTGTTCCATTTACAAAAAAACGGACTTTTCTGGATGAATTTCAGGAATATCTGTTACGAATTCAGCTATTCTGAAATGGAAGTTTTCAGGAGTTTTGTGCAGGATCTGGACATCTACGATTCCTGCTGTCCCAATCCCGGATGTTCCTGTAAATTCGCCATTATTCCCACCTCACAGCCCAACCTGTTACTAAAATTGGAAAAAGATGATCTGGCCGAATTAAAGCGTTTAGTGCTTTGCGAAAATCAGCCGGTTTACCTCGGTTTTCAGGATATCAATTACCAATTGAGCTGGAACTGATCTTCGCAAAGATTCCTAAAGCAAATAATTCAGCGACAGGCTCAGCCTGTTTTTTGCCACGACCTGCCCGTTGTTCAGATTCTGGGCCAGGGGTTTGATATAGCTGGCACCGATGTTCCATTTTCCATAGCTGAACTCTGCTCCCAGTTTTCCAAATACAGCCGAGCCTCTGGTATGCTGAACAGGCTGCCCGAACGAACGGTTTTTCCCAAATATTTCCTGCGCGACTCCCGAATACAGCACCAGGTTCACCGGCAGTACTTTTTTCAGGTCTATCCAGGAAAAATTCCGGTAAAAGAGCAGGCTCGTATTGAGCTGATTTCCGAAGCGATAGCCCTGCTGGTTTTCCTGTTTCAGGATATAATTGGCCTGCAATTTTCCGCCCCAGTCCCGGTAATTAAGCTGATAGGAACCCGCGAGGATGAAATCCCAGCTACCGGTGCCAAGCTGAAAACCAGGATTCACACTGCCTTCATTATTAGCGCGTTGGTAGCTACCCAGAGGCAGCTTAATTCCACCGCCAAACCGAAGTTCCTGACGGAAATCTGTTTGCTCAGCGTCCAGATATTCCTGCTGGTATTCCCTGAAGACTTTATAAAATCCCAGGATACTGAAATCCCCAATCCCGGAAATTTGCTGGGACGTGGCATTGGCGAATTGCCGATGATGGAAATGATAGGGCAGGATGGCACTTACTGAAATTCGGTCACTAACAGGATAGTTTGCCCATAGCTGAAGTGTGTTGAAATATTCCTCGATCCAGGCTGAATTTTCATAAATGCCATCCCGCGATCGATACTCCTGCCCGAGATATCGCAAACCTATGAAGCTGCCACCGCTCAGGCTGCTAAAACCCATGCTGCCACCGGTAGACGCGCAGCCGCAGGCATCACAAAAATATGTTTCGTTCCCTCGCGGTTCATCTATCGCCAGGCTGTCTTTGGAAATTCGGGCGCTCATTTTAAGGCTGGAAATGAGCAGGAACAGGTACAAACTAATATTCAGAAAATCGTTCATCATTTAAAAATATGGTATCGGTTAATGTTTGGAGAAAAGCAATAATGGCCGTTTTTTCAGTTTCCTTCATGGGGATTCCCAACTGGCCGTTTTGTCGCAATTTCTCATCTAAAGTTGGCGAATCAACCACGCCGTGATCGTAAAAATCCAGGACTGCTTCCAGGCTTCCGAAACGGCCATCGTGCATATAGGGCGCAGTGACGCCCACATTGCGCAGACTGGGGACCTTAAATTTGTAATTATCGGCCGCCTTCCCGCTTACTTCTGCCCGTCCCAGGTCATTGATTTTAGGGTTTACCGGCAATCCGTTATTGCGGAAGGCCTGGTCAGTAAACAGGTCGGTTTGATGGCAGCTACTGCATTTCTGCTGAAAAAGCTGCATGCCTTTTAATTCAGTCTGGCTGAAGCTTTCCCCATTTTCACCGCGAATGAACTGGTCATAGCGCGAATTCGCGGAAACC contains the following coding sequences:
- a CDS encoding vWA domain-containing protein, giving the protein MKTLSRLLPMFLLILASCEKGGTGDAYFNNTDGLYFEGSGDQYNEIEENPFIETSENAISTFSIDADGGSYANVRRFLQQDNQLPVKDAVRTEELINYFELDYPQQPGEAISLNGEISSSPWSEGHRLLRIGVKGKDIPREELGPSNFVFLIDVSGSMGSEDKLEMLKNGFKTLTDELSDDDRIAIVTYAGESGVLLPSTPGSEKSTIKAAISKLGAGGSTAGAAGITTAYEIAEANFIEHGNNRIVIGTDGDFNVGASSQEELTELIEQKRESGVFITVLGVGRGNLQDGMLEQIANKGNGTYEYIDNVEQMRKVFLYDFKKFYTAAKDVKIQVEFSPKVVQAYRLIGYENRVLNTEDFEDDEKDAGEIGINQNITALYEIIPAVNADYALPAITVDCRYKLPDSDSSLPISLQVFDELTPFSQSSGFMKFSAGVASFGMLLRDSEFKGDTSYEKVLQWLQAAQLHDEHGYKAQLQELVQKSNSL
- a CDS encoding DUF6686 family protein, with the translated sequence MCEVKKISETRNGQLFHLQKNGLFWMNFRNICYEFSYSEMEVFRSFVQDLDIYDSCCPNPGCSCKFAIIPTSQPNLLLKLEKDDLAELKRLVLCENQPVYLGFQDINYQLSWN